The Patescibacteria group bacterium genomic interval TAACCATCACGGCAATTAAAAAAATTACCACGTATTTAGTGATTTTTCTTTTTGGGCGAGCGCTAGTTTTTATTGTGATTCGATGGTCGCTAGTCGGCTCTTTTAAGGGGTAGGTTTTTTGCTCTTCGGAGAGTTTGGAGAAATCTATTTTTGGATAAGACATGGCTTTATTATAAATTAAGCGTCAGCTTTTGACAAGACTTGGGTGTCGGATTGTGGCTAGATTTGATTTTAATACCGTTTGTTGTTATAATGTCAACAAATTATTTAATATTTATTTATGATTTTTTGGAAAAAAAACAAGTGGCGTTTTTGGGAAAACGAAGCACTTCATGAAGCTTTTGATTTTGCCGTGGAGATATTTAAAATCATTGTTATTTCTTTAGTTATTATAGTCCCGGTGAGGTATTTTTTGATCCAACCTTTTTATGTCAAAGGAGCGTCGATGGAACCTAATTTTTATAATCATGAATATTTGATTATCGATGAAATATCTTACCGATTTGAGGATCCGATCAGGGGGGAGACTGTTATTTTCCGACCGCCGATCGCTAAGGACGATTTTTTTATTAAAAGAATTATCGGTTTGCCTGGAGAAAAAATAGAAATTAAAGACGGCAGGGTGAAAATCTTTAATACCCAATATCCAAACGGTACTTATTTGGATGAAAGCGTTTATTTACCGCTTACTACTTATACGCCAGGGGACGTGACGTATGATTTGGGACCGGGACAATATTTTGTCATGGGTGACAATCGACCGGCTAGTT includes:
- the lepB gene encoding signal peptidase I, with the translated sequence MIFWKKNKWRFWENEALHEAFDFAVEIFKIIVISLVIIVPVRYFLIQPFYVKGASMEPNFYNHEYLIIDEISYRFEDPIRGETVIFRPPIAKDDFFIKRIIGLPGEKIEIKDGRVKIFNTQYPNGTYLDESVYLPLTTYTPGDVTYDLGPGQYFVMGDNRPASLDSRTFGLITRKDIVGRTWLRGWPFNRVMIFSAPQYNI